GATATATTTCTGAATGAAATCAACGCCATTCTTGTAGTAGTCCCAGCGATGATCACCCACGGTAATGATCTGCAACGTCGCTTGCGCACCGGGTTTTAGTCGCTCTCGTACCGTTTCGAAATAAACGGGCCAATATTTTTGACCGACGGCCTCGAACATCTCGATTGAAGCGATGCCGTCATATTGGCCCTGTTCGTCGCGGTAATCTTGCAGCTTGAATTCTACCAGATCTGATAATCCTGCCTTTTCAATACGTTCTTTGGCATACTTGAACTGTTCCTGGCTGATCGTCAAACATGTGACGCGTAGGCCACGTTCCTTGGCGGCGTATTCCGCAAACCCGCCCCAGCCGCAGCCGATTTCCAGTATGTGATCGCCCGGCTTCGCGCCCATCTCATTCACAAGGCTTGCATATTTCGCGGTTTGTGCCTTTTCCAAGCTTTCTTGCCCTGTTTCGAAGATCGCACTGGAATAGGTCATCGTCTCGTCTAGCCACAGGCCGTAGAAATCATTGCCCAGATCGTAGTGATACGAGATGTTTTTCTTTGCCTGCGCCCGGTTGTTGCGGTGCAGCCAAAATCTCAGCCGTTCATAGGCTTGTACCAGGAATTTTCCCGTAAACCCGTCATATACGGTTTCAGAGCCCAAATGCACGACATCCATGAAGGATCGCAGGTCAGGCGTGCTCCAGTGACCATCAAGATAGGCGTCGGAAAAGCCCAACTCTCCTTCGCGGATCAAACGCGCAAAGACGTCATCGTCATGGACGTCGACCTGAGCCACCGGCCCCGGCTTGGTGCCTTCGGCGCGAAATGTTCGGCCATCTGGCAACGTGATATCCAGACGCCCATGTTCCATATTGGTCAGCATCTTGAAGACTTGCGCGAAATATCTGGGCAGATCCTTCTGCCCTTCGGTTGTCGTCAGGATCATCCGCTCTCCCCTCTGCGGTATTGATGTTAGGCTAGGCCGCGATTCTGTTTCTGGCAAGTTTTCAATTCCTTAGTGGGATTTTCGGCTTTCATATGCGCTCAGCGCACGGGTCCGCCCCTCGGCCAAAGCAACAATCGGTGCAGGGTAATCTGCGTCTGGGCGCAAACCCCAAGACAATGGAACAGCGTCAAAATACGAACGGGCCGTGTCACTCTGGCTTTTCTCGCCTTCAGCGATCCAGCGCTTCAGATAAGTTCCATCTGGGTCGAATTTCTCGGCCTGCGTCTGCGGGTTGAAAATACGAAAGAACGGTGCCGCGTCAGGGCCCGAGCCCGCTACCCATTGCCATCCCATCGCGTTGCAGGCCGGGTCCCAATCGATCAGGCAGTCATCGAACCACTGCATTCCAATTTTCCAGTGTGTCATCAAATGCTTGGTCAGGTAACTGGCGACAATCATCCGGGTTCGGTTGTGCATTCGGCCCGTGACATACATTTGCCGCAAGCCTGCGTCGACCACTGGGACACCGGTTCTTGCCTGCGTCCAGGCAACAACTTCGGGGTGGTTCGGATCTGTGTTCCACGGAAAACTGTCCCATTCCGGCTTCCAGTTGCCCGTGACCAACTGTGGCGTGTGGTACATCAGGTGATAGGCAAACTCGCGCCAAACAAGCTGGCGCAGGAAGGCATCTGTGCCTGATACGCCCATCAATGCGGCCTGCTGAACCCGATGCCAGACTGTACGCGGGCCTATCTCGCCTAGCGAGAGATATTCCGACAGATTGGATGTTCCGTCCATATCCAGCCGATCGCGGTGTTTGGAATACAGCGCAACACGGTCCAAAAACACGTTTAGGTGTTCGTGGGCAGCTTGCTCGCCGGGGTGTACATAGGGGCGAACGATCGACGCGCCCCTGTTCATGGCACGATCCAACTGCCACTTGTGCAGTTCTTCAGTTGACGGCCATTTTGCAGGAGCAAGCAATCCCGTCACAGAGGCGTCAGGCGCAGGTACATCTCGCCCTTGAACAGCGCGCCACATGGGCGTGTAGACACGAAACGGCTGGCCGGTTTTGGTCGCCACAGTCCAGGGTTCAAACAGCAAATGCCCGGCAAAGGATTTTGCCATGACACCCTGTTCCGTCAACACTGACTTGATCTTTTTGTCGCGCGCTATCGATGCGGGATCATAAGATCGGGACCAATAGACAGCGCCGGCACCTGTCTCTTGGATGAGAGCTTGCAATTGGGCCAGCGCGTCGCCGCGACGCAGGATCAATCGGCTGCCGAGACCGTCAAGGGATCTGGAAAACGCCTCCAACCCCAACCCCAAGCGCCACTTTGGGGCGGCCCCCAACTGTTCGACAAGGTCATCGTGAAGAAAGACCGGAACAACCGGGCGACCGCTTTCAGCCGCTGCGGTTAAGGCTGGATGGTCCGACAGGCGCAAATCCCGTCGGAACCACATAATAATCGGAGTGTGCTCGTCTTTCATGTCCGCCCTGAGGTTTTCTTCGTACTACGAAGGCTCAGGGAAAGTGGATCATAAAACGCGTTCAAGTGCGTCTAAAAGCTGATCAATTTCCTGTTGCGAGGTATAGTGCGTGAAGCTCACCCGCAACACACCCTGCTCTGGCTCGACCCCCATGGCCTGCAACGCACGTACGGCATAAAAATCACCACCGCTCGCCATGACGCCGTATTGGGACAGTTCCTCGGCAACAGGGCCCGCAGGTCGGTTCAGGGACAACGCAACCGTCGGTGCGCGCCGGGTCGCATCGGATGTTCCGATCAGGCGCACTGCGTTGCGATCCTTGACCGCATCCAACACAGGTTGCAGCAAAGACACTTCGCGCATGCGCATTAGGTTATGCACAAACTCGCCTTGCGCGGCCGCATCACTGTCTGGCCCACCATGATGTGCATTTAGCAGTTCGACATAATCCGCCATGCCTGCACTGGCTGCGATCTGCGCGTGATCCGGACCTGCTGGGGTAAAGCGCTTGTGCAGAACATCACCGTTGAAATAATGCGCCTGATTGGGCAGCAACTCTCCTATCGTGCGGCGGATGACCATGCAGCCCTGATGCGGACCATAGGTTTTGTAGGCAGAAAACAAATAGATATCCGGCCCCAGATCACCAACATTCGGGAAACCATGCGGGGCGTAAGATACGCCGTCCACACATACAAATGCACCGGCGGCATGCGCAATGGCGGTGATTTCCGTTACTGGGTTGATCTCACCCACCACGTTTGAACAATGCGGGAAACAAACCAAACGAACCTTTTCGTCCAGCATGTTCTCTAAGTCCTGAGGGTTCAGCGAGCCGGTTTCAGGATCAATCTGCCATTCCCTTATCTCGATCCCTGCCTCGGCCAAACGCCGCCAAGGACCAGAGTTAGCCTCGTGATCCTGATTTGTTACGACAATAGCTTCGCCTGGCTTCATCCATTGCCGGAACGCCTGCGCCAGAACATAGGTGTTTTGCGTTGTCGATGGGCCAAAGCTCAGCTCGTCTGTGTCGACGCCCAGAATTGCAGCCATGCGGACGCGGGCCTCGTCCATTTCCGCACCGCCCAGACGGCTCGCCTCGTAAGGCGCATAGGGTTGGACTTTGCGTTGGGTGTAAAACCGCGTCAGCCTGTCGATCACCGGTTTACATGTGTATGACCCACCTGCGTTTTCAAAGAACGCCTGCCCTTGCAAGCTGGGTTCGGAAAAAGCCGGGAACTGCGCCCGCACGAAGTCAATATCCAGAGAGCTCATGCCTCATTGCTCCTTATTATTTCGCTTTTTGATCAATGAGATACCCGCACATGTTTCCGGGCGTCTCAGAAATCACGGCAGGTCTTCCAGCCCAGCCTGTAGTCGCACGTCAAAGTGGCGAACTACGGGGCAGCTCTTTCGTAAAAAGAGCACGGACACTTAGACAGTCGCATCCATGACCGTCAAGGCGCAGCATAAAAGAAAACCCCGGCACAGCGCCGGGGTTTTGTAAGCGGTTCAGCGTCCGGTTTAACCCTGAACTTTGGTATACGTCCCCTCGCCCGCCAGAATTCCGCGGAACCCGCCGGGTTCGTCCAGACCGAAGACAATCAGAGGCAGATTGTTGTCGCGCGCCAGCGCAATGGCCGAGGCATCCATAACGCGCAGACGCTTGGCCAGAACATCATCGTAGGTCACGGTGTCATACCGCACGGCGTCGGCGTGTTGTTTGGGGTCTTTGTCATAAACCCCATCAACACCGTTTTTACCCATAAAAATGGCCTCGCACGCCATTTCATTGGCGCGCAGAGTGGCTGCAGTGTCTGTGGTGAAATACGGGTTGCCGGTACCGGCAGCGAAAATGCAAACCCGCTTTTTCTCTAGGTGCCGTACCGCGCGGCGGCGGATATAGGGTTCACACACCTCATCCATGCGAATGGCCGAGATCACGCGGGTGAACACTCCGATTTCCTCTAGTGCCGACTGCATTCCCAGTGCGTTCATTACAGTGGCCAGCATACCCATATAGTCGGCTGTGGTCCGCTCCATTCCTTGCGCCGATCCGCTCAGCCCCCGGAAGATGTTGCCGCCGCCAATGACCATGCAGATCTCTACGCCCAGATCGTGAACCGACTTCACTTCTTGCGCGATACGCTGAACTGTTGGCGGGTGCAGACCGAATCCCTGATCTCCCATCAACGCCTCGCCCGAGATTTTCAGCATCACCCTGTTATACTTTGTTTTCGGGGATTCAGCGGTTTCTAACGAAGGGGAAAGGCTCATGTTGCGCTCCGGGCTGGCACGGGTTTAATTTCCGGCGCAAAATGAA
The genomic region above belongs to Ruegeria sp. HKCCD4315 and contains:
- the pyrH gene encoding UMP kinase yields the protein MSLSPSLETAESPKTKYNRVMLKISGEALMGDQGFGLHPPTVQRIAQEVKSVHDLGVEICMVIGGGNIFRGLSGSAQGMERTTADYMGMLATVMNALGMQSALEEIGVFTRVISAIRMDEVCEPYIRRRAVRHLEKKRVCIFAAGTGNPYFTTDTAATLRANEMACEAIFMGKNGVDGVYDKDPKQHADAVRYDTVTYDDVLAKRLRVMDASAIALARDNNLPLIVFGLDEPGGFRGILAGEGTYTKVQG
- a CDS encoding cyclopropane-fatty-acyl-phospholipid synthase family protein, with amino-acid sequence MILTTTEGQKDLPRYFAQVFKMLTNMEHGRLDITLPDGRTFRAEGTKPGPVAQVDVHDDDVFARLIREGELGFSDAYLDGHWSTPDLRSFMDVVHLGSETVYDGFTGKFLVQAYERLRFWLHRNNRAQAKKNISYHYDLGNDFYGLWLDETMTYSSAIFETGQESLEKAQTAKYASLVNEMGAKPGDHILEIGCGWGGFAEYAAKERGLRVTCLTISQEQFKYAKERIEKAGLSDLVEFKLQDYRDEQGQYDGIASIEMFEAVGQKYWPVYFETVRERLKPGAQATLQIITVGDHRWDYYKNGVDFIQKYIFPGGMLPSPSILRQQIDQAGLSVVNSKEFGKSYDLTLRRWYETFNDKWDQIAEMGFDERFRRMWNYYLTACGAAFDTSNCDVTQITIAKPS
- a CDS encoding aminotransferase class V-fold PLP-dependent enzyme, encoding MSSLDIDFVRAQFPAFSEPSLQGQAFFENAGGSYTCKPVIDRLTRFYTQRKVQPYAPYEASRLGGAEMDEARVRMAAILGVDTDELSFGPSTTQNTYVLAQAFRQWMKPGEAIVVTNQDHEANSGPWRRLAEAGIEIREWQIDPETGSLNPQDLENMLDEKVRLVCFPHCSNVVGEINPVTEITAIAHAAGAFVCVDGVSYAPHGFPNVGDLGPDIYLFSAYKTYGPHQGCMVIRRTIGELLPNQAHYFNGDVLHKRFTPAGPDHAQIAASAGMADYVELLNAHHGGPDSDAAAQGEFVHNLMRMREVSLLQPVLDAVKDRNAVRLIGTSDATRRAPTVALSLNRPAGPVAEELSQYGVMASGGDFYAVRALQAMGVEPEQGVLRVSFTHYTSQQEIDQLLDALERVL
- a CDS encoding deoxyribodipyrimidine photo-lyase, which encodes MKDEHTPIIMWFRRDLRLSDHPALTAAAESGRPVVPVFLHDDLVEQLGAAPKWRLGLGLEAFSRSLDGLGSRLILRRGDALAQLQALIQETGAGAVYWSRSYDPASIARDKKIKSVLTEQGVMAKSFAGHLLFEPWTVATKTGQPFRVYTPMWRAVQGRDVPAPDASVTGLLAPAKWPSTEELHKWQLDRAMNRGASIVRPYVHPGEQAAHEHLNVFLDRVALYSKHRDRLDMDGTSNLSEYLSLGEIGPRTVWHRVQQAALMGVSGTDAFLRQLVWREFAYHLMYHTPQLVTGNWKPEWDSFPWNTDPNHPEVVAWTQARTGVPVVDAGLRQMYVTGRMHNRTRMIVASYLTKHLMTHWKIGMQWFDDCLIDWDPACNAMGWQWVAGSGPDAAPFFRIFNPQTQAEKFDPDGTYLKRWIAEGEKSQSDTARSYFDAVPLSWGLRPDADYPAPIVALAEGRTRALSAYESRKSH